The nucleotide window GCATAACCATCCTAGCGGCAATCCAGAGCCGAGTAAGGAAGATATCAATATAACTAAAAGATTGATTAAAGCAGGAGAGATAATAGGCATAGATGTATTGGATCATATAATTATTGGTGATGGCAATTATTTTAGCTTAAAAGAAAATTCTTTAATATAATATATACCTTTGCTTTTACTATTTATATTTTAGAAAAAATGTGAAAGTATTCATTGATTTTTATTGAGGATTAAAATGTAAAAATAATTATCATTATTGACAACTTAGGAAGGAGTAAATAAATGGGATTATTCAATTTATTTAGTAAAGATATAGGAATAGATTTAGGAACAGCTAATACATTAGTTAATGTTAAGGGAAGGGGTATTGTGGTTCGTGAACCATCGGTGGTAGCAATACAGGGTGATACTAAAGATGTTCTTGCCGTGGGGTTGGAAGCAAAAAAAATGATTGGTAGAACTCCTGGAAATATTATTGCCATTAGACCACTTAAAGATGGAGTTATTGCAGACTTTGATACAACGCAAAGTATGTTGAAATACTTTATAAAAAGAGCTAATCCTAAGAATTCGTTGATTTTTAGACCTAGGGTTTTAGTTTGTGTTCCTTCTGGGGTTACGGAGGTTGAGAAGAGAGCCGTGATTGATGCTACTGAGCAAGCTGGTGCTAAGGAAGCATATTTGATTGAAGAACCAATGGCTGCCGCTATAGGGGCAGGTTTACCCGTTGCTGAGCCTACAGGCAGCATGGTTGTTGACATTGGGGGAGGAACAACTGAAATTGCTATTATTTCTTTGGGTGGTATAGTTACCAGTAAGTCTGTCCGAATTGGTGGAGACGAAATGGATGAATCTATAGTCCGTTATATCAAAAAAGAATACAATCTTATGATAGGTGAAAGAACTGCTGAAGAAACTAAAATTAATATTGGTTCGGCTTTTCCTAAAGCTAAGGAAGAGAAAATGGATATTCGAGGACGAGATCTAGTTACTGGATTACCGAAAACCTTAACTATAACTTCAACTGAGATATTAAATGCTTTAAGTGAACCAGTAAATGCTATAACAGAAGGTATAAAGATTACTTTAGAAAAAACTCCACCGGAGCTTGCGTCGGATATAATGGAACACGGTATAATGCTTACGGGTGGGGGAGCGCTTTTGGATGGTTTAGATAGGCTTATAAAAGAAGAGACTGGTATGCCTGTGATGATAGCTGATGAACCCCTAGATTGTGTAGCCACAGGTACAGGGGTTGCATTAGAAGATTATGATTTACTTAGAAGAGTCTTCATATCTCCAAGAAGAAAAGTTTAAAGTGGTGATAGATAAATGAAAAATATTTTTAAAAGTAAAATAATGATAGTAACGATGGTTACTATCATTTTACTAGTTTTAATAGGTGGAACCTTTGGAGGAAGAGAGAATATAACTACTGCCGAAAAGTTAGTTGGAAATGCAGTAACGCCAGTACAAAAATTTTTCTATATAGGTGGTAATTTTATAGCTGATATCATAAGTCCTATAACAAAGGCATGGAAGCTCGATGAAGAAAATAAAAATATTAGGCAA belongs to Maledivibacter sp. and includes:
- a CDS encoding rod shape-determining protein — translated: MGLFNLFSKDIGIDLGTANTLVNVKGRGIVVREPSVVAIQGDTKDVLAVGLEAKKMIGRTPGNIIAIRPLKDGVIADFDTTQSMLKYFIKRANPKNSLIFRPRVLVCVPSGVTEVEKRAVIDATEQAGAKEAYLIEEPMAAAIGAGLPVAEPTGSMVVDIGGGTTEIAIISLGGIVTSKSVRIGGDEMDESIVRYIKKEYNLMIGERTAEETKINIGSAFPKAKEEKMDIRGRDLVTGLPKTLTITSTEILNALSEPVNAITEGIKITLEKTPPELASDIMEHGIMLTGGGALLDGLDRLIKEETGMPVMIADEPLDCVATGTGVALEDYDLLRRVFISPRRKV